One stretch of Streptomyces sp. NBC_01142 DNA includes these proteins:
- a CDS encoding LCP family protein: protein MDAQSRGRADEIDPADQWVLNPQTGNYELRLEQSAPQSSSSRATPSRSTTRRSKNAPGSQAPGGKEPARGREVPSQRSRRSDNASGGASGSGPGGTTPPTAGRRKRKPAKSGKKKALMWTGGVMSFILVAGAVAVYAIYQHFDSNLNTVDVGGAGSGGFKKDQAVNILVIGTDKRSGAGNEGYGDSGSAGHADTTFLFHVSKDRTNATAVSIPRDLITDIPDCETKTEDGTKVIGGTQRTRFNESLGQEGRDPGCTMRTVKQLTGVTVDHFMMADFNAVKTMTSAVGGVEVCLAKDINDKDSKLNLPAGKHNLEGEDALAFVRTRHSVGFGGDLSRIEIQQQFLSSLIRKMKSSDTLSDPGKMWDLAEAATKALTVDSGIGKISRLRDLGMELAKVNPKNITFTTVPVVDNTDKATVLLNEAKAKPLFAMIQNDTSLTEVKQKEQDAKNAQAALLKGPRADASAVRVDVYNGSDTRGAAQSTISWLQNEMGVFKSSNKSNAPQQIAKTTLEYAPNQADQARKLADMMGLPAAALKRGTKDAEGLQAMTLTLGADFEDAGVPITGPAKAPEGVQKVGADKQVCAK, encoded by the coding sequence GTGGATGCGCAAAGCCGTGGGCGGGCGGACGAGATCGACCCCGCCGACCAGTGGGTACTCAACCCGCAGACCGGCAATTACGAACTGCGACTGGAACAATCCGCACCGCAGTCATCCTCCTCGAGAGCCACCCCCTCCAGGTCCACCACGCGCCGGAGCAAGAACGCCCCCGGGAGCCAGGCCCCGGGTGGCAAGGAGCCGGCCCGCGGCCGCGAAGTCCCGAGCCAGCGTTCGCGCCGCTCGGACAACGCCTCGGGCGGTGCGTCGGGCAGCGGCCCGGGGGGTACGACGCCCCCCACGGCAGGCCGCCGCAAGCGCAAGCCGGCCAAGTCGGGCAAGAAGAAAGCGCTCATGTGGACGGGCGGCGTGATGTCCTTCATCCTCGTCGCCGGTGCCGTCGCCGTGTACGCGATCTATCAGCACTTCGACTCGAACCTGAACACGGTCGACGTCGGGGGCGCGGGCAGCGGTGGCTTCAAGAAGGACCAGGCGGTGAACATCCTGGTCATCGGTACGGACAAGCGCAGCGGCGCGGGCAACGAGGGCTACGGCGACTCCGGCAGCGCCGGCCATGCCGACACCACGTTCCTCTTCCATGTCTCCAAGGACCGGACGAACGCGACCGCGGTGTCCATCCCGCGCGACCTGATCACCGACATCCCGGACTGCGAGACCAAGACCGAGGACGGCACAAAGGTCATCGGCGGCACGCAGAGGACCCGGTTCAACGAGAGCCTCGGCCAGGAGGGCCGCGACCCCGGCTGCACCATGCGTACGGTCAAGCAGCTGACCGGCGTGACCGTCGACCACTTCATGATGGCCGACTTCAACGCGGTCAAGACGATGACCTCCGCGGTCGGCGGGGTCGAGGTGTGCCTCGCCAAGGACATCAACGACAAGGACTCCAAGCTCAACCTTCCGGCGGGCAAGCACAATCTCGAGGGCGAGGATGCGCTGGCGTTCGTCCGGACCCGTCACTCGGTGGGCTTCGGCGGCGACCTGAGCCGGATCGAGATCCAGCAGCAGTTCCTCAGCTCTCTGATCCGCAAGATGAAGTCCAGCGACACCCTCTCCGACCCGGGGAAGATGTGGGACCTCGCGGAGGCCGCCACCAAGGCGCTCACAGTCGACAGCGGCATAGGCAAGATCTCCAGGCTGCGTGATCTCGGCATGGAGCTGGCCAAGGTGAACCCGAAGAACATCACCTTCACCACGGTTCCGGTGGTCGACAACACCGACAAGGCGACCGTGCTGCTCAACGAGGCCAAGGCCAAGCCGCTGTTCGCGATGATTCAGAACGACACCTCGCTCACCGAGGTGAAGCAGAAGGAACAGGACGCGAAGAACGCGCAGGCCGCGCTGCTGAAGGGGCCACGCGCCGATGCCTCGGCCGTACGCGTGGACGTGTACAACGGCAGCGACACCCGGGGCGCCGCGCAGTCCACCATCAGCTGGCTGCAGAACGAGATGGGCGTCTTCAAGTCCAGCAACAAGAGCAACGCCCCGCAGCAGATCGCCAAGACCACACTGGAGTACGCGCCGAACCAGGCCGATCAGGCCCGCAAACTCGCGGACATGATGGGTCTGCCGGCCGCGGCTCTCAAGCGGGGCACCAAGGACGCCGAGGGACTTCAGGCGATGACGCTGACCCTCGGTGCCGACTTCGAGGACGCGGGGGTGCCCATCACCGGTCCGGCGAAGGCGCCGGAGGGTGTCCAGAAGGTCGGAGCCGACAAACAGGTGTGCGCCAAGTGA
- a CDS encoding LCP family protein, with translation MLRWVASVLSLLILGTAGAGYLYIQHLNNNIRSGGRSGGESGVKKPEPNAAGNTPLNILLIGSDSRNSEANVDLGGSRDSVGTKPRADVQMLVHISADRKNASVISIPRDTRVDIPECKDSETGETFRAGNAIINETLTRGGPGCTLTTWEKLTGIYIDHWMMVDFAGVVSMADAVGGVPVCVEHNVHDRPTRLVKGGSGLRLEAGETNIKGKQALQWLRTRHAFFNDQGRAKAQHMYMNSMLRELKAQNAFTDTGRIMDLAETGTKALQVSDGLDSVKKLFDLAMELKSVPTNRITMTTLPTVEYSRNKDQLVAVDKDADRLWQMLRKDIAFDANGKPGDAAEKPAPKKTGPPAAAPGTLTVSVVNGTAGDGQISAQGRAGAVADTLRGKGFTLAEAARTANPLKETVLSYPRDSGAQGTSDALSVAKALGLPDSSLRASGEVEKMTLTVGADWREGTTYPKKEAPKAGDLPDNADVINGSDDEACMPVYEPYRW, from the coding sequence ATATTGCGCTGGGTCGCCTCCGTGCTGTCCCTGCTGATACTGGGGACGGCCGGCGCCGGCTACCTCTATATCCAGCACCTCAACAACAACATCCGCAGCGGTGGACGCAGCGGCGGCGAAAGCGGAGTGAAGAAGCCCGAGCCCAACGCGGCCGGGAACACCCCGCTCAACATCCTTCTCATCGGCTCCGACAGCCGGAACTCCGAGGCGAACGTGGACCTCGGCGGCAGCCGGGACTCCGTGGGCACCAAGCCACGGGCCGATGTTCAGATGCTGGTGCACATCTCCGCCGACCGCAAGAACGCCTCGGTGATCAGCATTCCGCGCGACACCCGGGTCGACATCCCGGAGTGCAAGGACTCGGAGACCGGCGAGACGTTCCGCGCCGGCAACGCCATCATCAACGAGACCCTGACGCGCGGCGGCCCCGGCTGCACCCTCACCACCTGGGAGAAGCTGACCGGCATCTACATCGACCACTGGATGATGGTCGACTTCGCCGGTGTGGTGAGCATGGCCGACGCGGTCGGCGGTGTCCCGGTGTGTGTGGAGCACAACGTCCACGACCGGCCGACCAGGTTGGTCAAGGGCGGTTCGGGTCTGCGGCTCGAGGCCGGCGAGACCAATATCAAGGGCAAGCAGGCGCTCCAGTGGCTGCGCACCCGGCACGCCTTCTTCAACGACCAGGGCCGGGCCAAGGCTCAGCACATGTACATGAACTCGATGCTCCGGGAACTCAAGGCGCAGAACGCCTTCACCGACACCGGCCGGATCATGGACCTGGCCGAGACCGGCACCAAGGCGCTCCAGGTCTCCGACGGGCTCGACTCGGTCAAGAAGCTCTTCGATCTGGCCATGGAGCTCAAGAGCGTGCCCACCAACCGCATCACCATGACGACGCTGCCCACGGTCGAGTACTCCAGGAACAAGGACCAGTTGGTGGCCGTCGACAAGGACGCCGACAGACTGTGGCAGATGCTCCGCAAGGACATCGCGTTCGACGCCAACGGCAAGCCGGGGGACGCCGCCGAGAAGCCCGCCCCGAAGAAGACCGGTCCGCCGGCCGCCGCGCCGGGCACCCTCACGGTCAGCGTCGTCAACGGCACGGCGGGCGACGGCCAGATCTCCGCCCAGGGCCGGGCCGGGGCTGTCGCCGACACCCTGCGCGGCAAGGGCTTCACCCTGGCCGAGGCTGCGCGGACCGCCAACCCGCTCAAGGAGACCGTGCTCTCCTACCCCAGGGACAGCGGGGCGCAGGGCACGTCGGACGCGCTCTCCGTGGCCAAGGCGCTCGGCCTGCCGGACAGCTCGCTCCGGGCCTCCGGTGAGGTCGAAAAGATGACGCTCACCGTCGGTGCCGACTGGCGCGAGGGCACCACCTATCCGAAGAAGGAAGCACCCAAGGCGGGCGACCTGCCCGACAACGCCGACGTCATCAACGGCTCGGACGATGAAGCCTGCATGCCCGTGTACGAGCCGTACCGCTGGTAG
- a CDS encoding glycosyltransferase family 2 protein, giving the protein MNATPAVSVIMPVLNEERHLRNSVRHILEQEYDGEMEVVIALGPSTDRTDEIAAELVREDSRVHTVPNPTGRTPAALNAAIKASRHPIVVRVDGHGMLSANYIATAVRLLEETGAQNVGGIMHAEGENAWEDAVAAAMTSKVGVGNAAFHTGGDAAPAETVYLGVFRREALEQQGGYNEEFIRAQDWELNFRIREAGGLIWFSPELKVQYRPRPSVRALAKQYKDYGRWRHVVARYHQGSINLRYLAPPTAVCAIAAGIVVGATLTPWGFVVPAGYLAAITAGSVPAGKGLSLKARLQIPVALATMHMSWGYGFLTSPRSLANKVIASRRPAVKATV; this is encoded by the coding sequence ATGAACGCCACGCCCGCTGTCTCCGTGATCATGCCGGTCCTCAATGAGGAGCGGCACCTGCGCAACTCCGTCCGTCACATCCTGGAGCAGGAGTACGACGGCGAGATGGAGGTGGTGATCGCGCTCGGGCCGTCCACGGACCGCACCGACGAGATCGCCGCCGAGCTCGTACGGGAGGACTCGCGCGTCCACACCGTCCCGAACCCGACGGGCCGTACCCCGGCCGCGCTGAACGCCGCCATCAAGGCATCGCGTCACCCGATCGTTGTGCGCGTCGACGGCCACGGCATGCTGTCGGCCAACTACATCGCCACCGCGGTCCGGCTGCTCGAGGAGACGGGCGCGCAGAACGTCGGCGGCATCATGCACGCCGAGGGCGAGAACGCCTGGGAGGACGCGGTCGCCGCCGCGATGACCTCGAAGGTCGGTGTCGGCAACGCGGCCTTCCACACCGGTGGTGACGCGGCCCCGGCGGAAACCGTGTATCTGGGTGTCTTCCGGCGCGAGGCGCTGGAGCAGCAGGGCGGCTACAACGAGGAGTTCATCCGCGCCCAGGACTGGGAGCTGAACTTCCGTATCCGCGAGGCGGGTGGCCTGATCTGGTTCTCGCCGGAGCTCAAGGTCCAGTACCGGCCGCGGCCTTCCGTACGCGCACTCGCCAAGCAGTACAAGGACTACGGGCGCTGGCGCCATGTCGTCGCCCGCTACCACCAGGGCTCCATCAACCTGCGCTACCTCGCCCCGCCGACCGCGGTCTGCGCGATCGCGGCGGGCATCGTGGTGGGCGCGACGCTCACCCCGTGGGGCTTTGTCGTCCCGGCCGGCTATCTGGCCGCGATCACCGCCGGATCCGTTCCCGCGGGCAAGGGCCTGTCGCTCAAGGCGCGGCTGCAGATCCCCGTCGCGCTGGCCACGATGCACATGTCGTGGGGGTACGGATTCCTCACCAGCCCCCGCTCGCTGGCGAACAAGGTCATCGCGAGCCGCCGCCCGGCCGTGAAGGCGACTGTCTGA